The segment CATGGGCAGCATCACCGCGAAGTACCAGAAGAAGATCTGCAGCAGCGGCGGGATGTTGCGGAAGGTCTCGATGTAGACAGTCGCCAGCTTGCGGATCAGCCAGTTCGGCGACAGCCGTGCCACGCCCAGGAGGAAACCGAGGATGGTGGCGAAGAAGATGCCGATGCCCGAGACCAGCAGCGTGTTGAGCAGACCGATGACGAAAACGCGGCCGTAGCTGTTGCTTTCGTTGTAATCGATCAGGTGTTGGGAAATCCCGAAGCCGGCGCTCTGTTCAAGGAAATCGAAGCCGGACAGGATGCCGCGCTGTTGCAGGTTGTGCTGGGTGTTCTGGAACAGGTACCAGCCCAGTGCCACGACCGCGATGACGGCGATTATCTGGAATAGCCACGCACGTGCCTTGGGATCGGTCCAGACCGAACCTTTCGGGGCACGCGGGGCGTTGGCAGGTTTTTGCATGACAGCCCTCTGGGAACCGCTGGCCGGCCGGATGGGGGACGGCGGCCAGGGTTCGCGTTGAAACGGAACTCGAACCCGGCGGCCACTTCATGCGGCCGCCGGGCGACGGTCAGCGCACCGGCGGTGCGTATTGCAGACCGCCCTTGTTCCACAGGGCGTTGAGACCGCGCTCGATCTTCAGCTCGCTACCGGCACCGATGTTGCGATCGAAGATTTCACCGTAGTTGCCGACTTGCTTGACGATTTGCACCGCCCAGTCCTTCGGCAGCTTCAGGTCCTTGCCGAACTCGCCTTCAGTGCCCAGCAGACGAGCAATGTCGGGGTTCTTGGTGGTCTTGGCCTGTTCTTCGACGTTCTTCGAGGTCAGACCCAGTTCTTCTGCGTTGAGCATGGCGAACAGGGACCAGCGCACGATGTCGAACCACTCCTCGTCACCCTGGCGCACGGCTGGGCCGAGGGGCTCCTTGGAAATCACTTCCGGCAGCACCACGTACTCGTCCGGAGCGGCCAGCTTGATGCGCTGTGCATAGAGCTGGGACTGGTCGGAGGTCAGCACGTCGCAACGACCGGACTCCAGCGACTTGGCGCTCTCGTCGGAGGTGTCGTAGGTGATGGGGGTGTACTTCAGGTTGTTGGCGCGGAAGTAGTCGGACAGGTTCAGCTCGGTGGTGGTGCCGGCCTGGATGCACACGGTGGCGCCATCGAGTTCCTTGGCGCTGGATACGCCGAGCTTCTTGTTCACCAGGAAGCCCTGGCCGTCGTAGTAGGTCACGCCGGTGAAGTTCAGGCCCATGGCAGCATCACGGGAGCTGGTCCAGGTGCTGTTGCGCGAAAGGACGTCGACTTCGCCGGACTGCAGCGCGGTGAAACGTTCCTTGGCGGTCAGGGGGCTGAATTTGACCTTGCTGGCGTCGCCGAACACGGCGGCGGCAACTGCGCGGCAGACGTCAACGTCGATGCCCTTGTAGTTGCCCTTGCCGTCGGCATAGGAGAAGCCCGGGAGGCCGTCACTGATGCCGCATTGCACGAAGCCTTTCTTCTTCACCGCGTCCAGGGTGGCGCCCGCCTGCGCGAAACCGCTGACACCGAGAACGGTTGCCGCGGTCAGCACGGCCAGGGTGGATTTCACCATCTTCATTAAAACCTCCAGTTGCTTTTATTGGTGTTGGAGTCTCGATCCCACCGCCGTACCCTCGTGAGGCAGGTTCAACCCTTTATGCACTGGAAAGGGTCAACCGGGGTGTCGGACCTAAGGAAGGAGTCTAGTTGGCGCTGCTCCGCTCGCCACCAGACCTTTCCCTGCCCATTGGTCAAATGGGCTGGAGACGGATTTGCGCCCGCCCTCGCATCAGAAATGATGCCAGGTGACCGCCTGCAAGGCCTCGGCCGGAGCCGCTGCCCAACCCGTTGCACACCGGGCAAGTGTTACCGTGCCACGGCTGTGTTTCAGTGAGTTGCTGGTTAGCAAAGGCCGTACCAGCAAGACGCCAGTAGGCCTATTCGGATAGGTCAATAGGTAAAGTTTTAGCCTTGCGACATCTTTTTCAGTTATCAAACCACCCCTTCTGATGTCATTGCCCCATAACTGTGCAGATGCACCACAACGGAGCCACACATGAGCGACACACTGATCCTGGAGCCCACACATCGCGCCGACGCCTGCGTCATCTGGCTCCACGGCCTGGGCGCGGACCGTTACGACTTCCTGCCGGTGGCCGAGGCGCTGCAGGAAGTGCTGGGTACCACGCGCTTCGTGCTGCCCCAGGCGCCGACCCGCGCGGTGACCATCAATGGCGGCTGGGCCATGCCGTCCTGGTACGACATTCTCGCCATGCGCCCTGAGCGCGCGATCAACGAGGCGCAGCTGGAGGAATCGGCCGAGCAGGTCATGGCGCTGGTGCAGGCGCAGATCGATGGCGGCATCGAGCCCCGCCGCATCATTCTCGCCGGCTTCTCCCAGGGTGGCGCCGTGGTGCTGCACACCGCCTTCCTGCGCTGGGAGGGCGAGCTGGGTGGCGTGCTGGCGCTGTCCACCTACGCGCCCACCTTCGCTGACGAAATGAAACTGTCGGATACAAAACGACAACTGCCGGTCCTTTGCTTGCATGGCACCTTCGACGATGTGGTGCTGCCTGCGATGGGCCGCTCCGCCCACGACCGCCTGGCGGCTGCCGGGGTCCCTGTGGAGTGGCGCGACTATCCGATGGCCCATGAGGTATTGCCGCAGCAGATCCGTGACATCGGCACCTGGCTGGTGGAGCGCCTGCACAACTGACCCCACAACCCGACAGAACAAGAAACGACCATGGCCCAGACCTCCGCTCCGCCCATCGCCAACCTGCGCGACATCGAAGAACTCGAACGCCTTTCGCTGGAAGAACGCGGCATGCCGGACAGCACCTATGAGCTGATCCGCCAGAGCGCCGAGCGCCATCCGCACAAGCGCGCCCTGACCTTCCTGCTCCAGGGCGATGCCGAAGAGGCGCCGTTCGAGCTGACCTATGCACAGCTGCTGGCGCGGGTCACCCAGGCCGCCAACGCCTTCCACCACTTGGGGGTGCGGCCGGGCCAGGCGGTGTCTTTCCTGTTGCCGAACCTGCCCCATACCCATTTCACCATCTGGGGTGGGGAAGCCGCCGGCGTGGTGAATGCCATCAACCCGTTGCTGGAGCCCGAGCACATCGCCGAGCTGGTCCATGCGGCCGACTCCAGGGTGCTGGTGACCCTGGCAGCGTTCCCCGGCACCGATCTCTGGGACAAAGTGGCCGGGCTGCGCGAACGGCTGCCGACGCTTTCGGCCATCGTTACCGTCGACCTCGCCAACCTGTTGCCCGAGCCCCAGCGCAGCGCCATCAAGGCGCAGCGTGGCCCGCTGCCGGAAGGCGTGCTGGACTTCGACGAACTGCTCGACCGGTTCCCCGCCGACCACTTGCAGAGTGGCCGGGTGATCGCGCCGGATGACGTCGCCTCCTACTTCCATACCGGCGGCACCACCGGCACGCCCAAGCTGGCGCCCCACAGCCATCGCAATGAAGTGGCCATGGCGATGATCCTCGCCTACGCCATCAACCTGGGGGAGGGCGACAACACCCTCTGCGGCCTGCCGCTGTTCCACGTGAATGGGGTGATGGTCACCGGCCTCGCCCCGATCTTCGCGGGCGCCGAATTCCTCATCGCCACGCCCCAGGGCTATCGCAATACGCAACTGATCCAGAACTTCTGGAAAGTCATCGAGCGTTATCGGGTGAGTTTCTTCAGTGGCGTGCCGACCATCTACGCGAGCCTGTTGCAGGTGCCGAGCGAGGGGCACGACCTGTCCAGCCTGCGTTATGCCCTGTGCGGCGCCGCGCCCATGCCGGTGGAACTGATCCGCCAGTTCGAGGCCAAGACCGGCCTCAAGCTGATCGAAGGCTATGGCCTGACCGAGGCGACCTGCGGCACCTGCGGCAACCCCGCCCACGGCGAGCGCCGGCCCGGCTCCATCGGCATGCGCATGCCCTATTGCCAGGTGAAGATCGCGGTACTGGACGAGCAGGGGCATTACCTGCGCGATGCCGCGCCGAACGAGATCGGCAACCTCTGCGTGCGCGGCGTGACCGTGTTCAAAGGCTACCTGCAGGCCAGCAAGAACAAGGACATCTGGGTCGACGGCGACTGGTTCAACACCGGCGATCTGGGGCGGATGGACGCCGACGGCTACATCTGGCTCACCGGCCGCAGCAAGGACCTGATCATCCGGGGCGGCCACAACATCGACCCGCAGATGATCGAAGACGCCCTGCACCGCCATCCCGCCGTGGCCATGGCCGCCGCCGTCGGCAAGCCGGACGACAAGGTCGGCGAACTGCCGGTGGCTTATGTGCAGCTCAAGCCCGGCGCCAGCGTCAGCGAGGCCGAACTGCTGGCGCACGCCGCCCGGCATGTGCCTGAGCGCGCGGCGGTGCCCAAGGATGTCTGGATCATCGACGCCATTCCGGTCACCGCCGTGGGCAAGACCTTCAAGCCGACGCTGCGTTTCGACGCCACCCGCCGTGCGCTGGAGCAGGTGCTGGGTGCCATTGCGCCGGGCGTGACGGTGGAAGTGGTCAACGACGACCGCCACGGCCAGGTCGCGGAGATCCGCGTGCCGGGGCTGGATGAGTCGCTTCGGGCGAAGCTGGAAGCGCGCATGGCCGGTTATGCGGTGAGATTCCGTCTGCTGGCCTGAGGCCATCTATACTGGATGTCGAAGGCCGCCTCACGGGGCGGCCTTCTGCTCTGTGCAACATCCGCACTTATCGCGCCTGGCCGTCCGCAGCGGCTCCGGGCATTTTTGCGCGCCTGTAAAACTGTTGCGAAATTGTGGCGAATATCAGTAATCGTCGCGTTCCTTACCGTTATCCTGCCGTCTGTCGGCCCAACTTTAGGTGGGCATTGTCAGGCAAAAAGTGTGGGAATACTGTCACACCGGGTTTACAGCTGAGACAAGGATCGTTAGCGGTGTCGTCCGCTTCGACTGCCATCCGAGGCCGTTGCAGCCATGAAGCATGTCCACTGGCAAGAAGACTTGGCTCTGCTGAGCCGACTGCGTCTGTTCCAGAACGTCACCGCGAACTGTCTGGCGCAGTTGCTCAAGGAATTCCGTGCCTGCGATCTGGAGGCAGGGGAGGTGGTGCTGTCGCCGTTCAACCGCAACCAGCACCTCTATCTGGTGGTGAGCGGGCGGCTGAAGGTCTATCTCGGTTCGCTGGATAACAATCCGGTGAGCACCATCGAAGCGGGCGAGTGCGCCGGCGAGATCAGCTTCATCGACAACGACCATCCTTCGGCCTACGTGGTGGCCAGCGAGCCCACTACTGCGCTGCGCCTGCACCGGCAATCTTTGGTCAACCTGTTCCAGCAGTCGCCGCAGTTGATGCAGAACCTGCTGGAAGTGCTTTGCGAGCGGGTGCGCCAGGGCAACCGGATCATTCTCGACACTGAACAGAACGCCAAGATCGACACCCTCACCGGGCTCTTCAATCGCCGTTGGCTGGAGCAGATCTACCAGCGCGAAAGCACCCGCTGCGCCTTCAATGAGCAACCGTTGTCGATGCTCATGCTGGATGTGGACCACTTCAAGGCCTACAACGATCGCCACGGCCATCTGGCTGGCGACTACGCGCTCTGCCTGGTTTCCCATACCCTGCGCAACCAGCTGCGGCCCAAGGACAGCATGGCTCGCTACGGCGGCGAGGAGTTCGTCATCCTGCTGCCGGAAATCAACGGCGATGAGGCACGGAGTATCGGAGAGCGGCTGCGCGTCAGCCTGGAGCAGATCTCCTCCTTCTATTCCCCGTTGGGTGTGCTGCCCGGTGTGACCGTTTCCATCGGCATGGCCGAGATGCAGCAGCCGGACAGCCTGCAGGGCCTGATCGCCCGGGCCGACAACGCGCTCTATCAGGCCAAGCACGATGGGCGCAATCGCCTGAATGGGTAACTGCCCACAGCGAGCTCCGCGCCTCGACAGGTGATGGCCCGGCATTCGGCAACGCGAATGTTCCTTGATTTCCCTCGGCTTCAAACGTCTGTTTGCTAGAGTCCGTTCACAATCAAGACAGCCGGGAAGCTGGACATGCGCAAACTCCTGATCGCTTTGCTACTGCTGGTGGCCGTTGGCCTGGGGATCTTCTTTTACCTGCCGGGGTTCCTCGACCGCGAGATGAACACGGTGGAATCGCCGCCGCCCTATCACGCCTCTGACGAGGCCGAGAGCCTGCACAAGACGCTGTTCGTCGCCGACCTGCATGACGATGCCCTGCTGTGGAACCGCAACCTGCTGGAGCGCCATGACTTCGGCCACAGCGACCTGCCGCGCCTGCTCGAAGGCCATGTCGGCCTGCAGGTGTTCTCCACCGTGACCAAGACCCCGCGCGGCCTCAACTACGAGCGCAATGGTTCCGACACCGACGACATCACCCTGCTGGTCATGGCCCAGCGCTGGCCCCGCGCGACCTGGCACAGCTTGCTGGAACGCGCCCTCTATCAGGGCAGGAAACTCGAAGAAGCCGCTGCCGGCAGCCAGGGCAGGCTGACCCTGGTGCGCAGCCGTGACGACTTCGCCCGCTACCTCGCCGCCAGGGAAAAGGACCCGAACCAGGTCGCCGCCATCCTCGCCACCGAAGGCCTGCATCCGCTGGAAGGCAAACTGGAGAACGTCGATCGCATGTACGACGCGGGCTTCCGCATCATGGGCCTGACCCACTTCTTCGATAACGAGGTGGGGGGCTCCGCCCATGGCCTGGAGAAGGGCGGGCTGACCCCCTTCGGCCGCCGGGTGATCGCCCACCTGGAAGAGAAGAAGATGCTGGTGGACCTGGCCCACGCCTCCCGCGCCCTGATCGATGACGTGCTGAACATGGCCGAGCGTCCGGTGCTGGTTTCCCACACCGGCGTCGAGGGCACCTGTCCGGGTACCCGCAACCTTACCGACGCGCATATCCAGCGCATCGCCGCCACCGGCGGGGTGATCGGCATCGGCTATTGGGATACCGCCGTCTGCGCAACCTCGGTCAAGGCCATAGCCAAAGCCATCCGCTATGTCGCCGACAAGGTCGGCGTGCAGCATGTGGCGCTGGGCTCGGACTTCGACGGCGCGGTGCATACGCCCTTCGACACCAGCGGCCTGGCGCAGCTGACCCAGGGCCTGAAGGAGGCCGGATTCAGCGAGCCGGACATCGCCGCCATCATGGGCGGGAACGTCCGCCGGCTGCTGCTGGAGTCCCTTCCTTAGTCCAAGTCAAGCCCTTGAGTGCCCGCAGCTCTTCGCCCTGCGGGCATCTTGCTTTACACTGGCGGCCGTTCATTCCTTAACCAATCGACGAGACCACCGTGCTCAAAGCACTCAAGAAGATTTTCAGCAAGGGTGAAGAGCCGCAGGCTAGCCCCGCCCCCACCGCGTCAGCCCCCGCCCAGACCGAGAAGCAAGAGCGTCCGGCCAAACCGAAGAAAGCGCCTCGTGAAGCAGGCGAAAAGGCCGAAGGTTCCAGCGAACGCCCGCCCCGTGGCGAGAAAAAGCCCCGCAGCGACAAGCCCAAGTCCGACAAGCCGCGCCGTGAGCGCCCGGCCAAGGCGGCCGCCCCGGTGGACAACTGGAAGCTGGAAGACTTCGCGGTGGAGCCCCAGGAGGGCAAGACCCGCTTCCACGACTTCAACCTCGATCCGCGGCTGATGCACGCCATCCACGATCTGGGTTTCCCCTATTGCACTCCGATCCAGGCCCAGGTCCTCGGCCATACCCTCAAGGGCCGGGACGCCATCGGCCGCGCGCAGACCGGTACCGGCAAGACCGCCGCCTTCCTCATCTCCACCATCACCCAGCTGCTGCAGACCCCCCCACCGAAAGAGCGCTACATGGGCGAGCCGCGCGCGCTCATCATCGCGCCGACCCGCGAGCTGGTGGTGCAGATCGCCAAGGACGCCCAGGCGCTGACCAAGTACAGCGGCCTCAGCGTGATGAGCTTCGTCGGCGGCATGGA is part of the Pseudomonas lalkuanensis genome and harbors:
- a CDS encoding dipeptidase; its protein translation is MRKLLIALLLLVAVGLGIFFYLPGFLDREMNTVESPPPYHASDEAESLHKTLFVADLHDDALLWNRNLLERHDFGHSDLPRLLEGHVGLQVFSTVTKTPRGLNYERNGSDTDDITLLVMAQRWPRATWHSLLERALYQGRKLEEAAAGSQGRLTLVRSRDDFARYLAAREKDPNQVAAILATEGLHPLEGKLENVDRMYDAGFRIMGLTHFFDNEVGGSAHGLEKGGLTPFGRRVIAHLEEKKMLVDLAHASRALIDDVLNMAERPVLVSHTGVEGTCPGTRNLTDAHIQRIAATGGVIGIGYWDTAVCATSVKAIAKAIRYVADKVGVQHVALGSDFDGAVHTPFDTSGLAQLTQGLKEAGFSEPDIAAIMGGNVRRLLLESLP
- a CDS encoding amino acid ABC transporter substrate-binding protein produces the protein MKMVKSTLAVLTAATVLGVSGFAQAGATLDAVKKKGFVQCGISDGLPGFSYADGKGNYKGIDVDVCRAVAAAVFGDASKVKFSPLTAKERFTALQSGEVDVLSRNSTWTSSRDAAMGLNFTGVTYYDGQGFLVNKKLGVSSAKELDGATVCIQAGTTTELNLSDYFRANNLKYTPITYDTSDESAKSLESGRCDVLTSDQSQLYAQRIKLAAPDEYVVLPEVISKEPLGPAVRQGDEEWFDIVRWSLFAMLNAEELGLTSKNVEEQAKTTKNPDIARLLGTEGEFGKDLKLPKDWAVQIVKQVGNYGEIFDRNIGAGSELKIERGLNALWNKGGLQYAPPVR
- a CDS encoding GGDEF domain-containing protein, with amino-acid sequence MKHVHWQEDLALLSRLRLFQNVTANCLAQLLKEFRACDLEAGEVVLSPFNRNQHLYLVVSGRLKVYLGSLDNNPVSTIEAGECAGEISFIDNDHPSAYVVASEPTTALRLHRQSLVNLFQQSPQLMQNLLEVLCERVRQGNRIILDTEQNAKIDTLTGLFNRRWLEQIYQRESTRCAFNEQPLSMLMLDVDHFKAYNDRHGHLAGDYALCLVSHTLRNQLRPKDSMARYGGEEFVILLPEINGDEARSIGERLRVSLEQISSFYSPLGVLPGVTVSIGMAEMQQPDSLQGLIARADNALYQAKHDGRNRLNG
- a CDS encoding acyl-CoA synthetase — encoded protein: MAQTSAPPIANLRDIEELERLSLEERGMPDSTYELIRQSAERHPHKRALTFLLQGDAEEAPFELTYAQLLARVTQAANAFHHLGVRPGQAVSFLLPNLPHTHFTIWGGEAAGVVNAINPLLEPEHIAELVHAADSRVLVTLAAFPGTDLWDKVAGLRERLPTLSAIVTVDLANLLPEPQRSAIKAQRGPLPEGVLDFDELLDRFPADHLQSGRVIAPDDVASYFHTGGTTGTPKLAPHSHRNEVAMAMILAYAINLGEGDNTLCGLPLFHVNGVMVTGLAPIFAGAEFLIATPQGYRNTQLIQNFWKVIERYRVSFFSGVPTIYASLLQVPSEGHDLSSLRYALCGAAPMPVELIRQFEAKTGLKLIEGYGLTEATCGTCGNPAHGERRPGSIGMRMPYCQVKIAVLDEQGHYLRDAAPNEIGNLCVRGVTVFKGYLQASKNKDIWVDGDWFNTGDLGRMDADGYIWLTGRSKDLIIRGGHNIDPQMIEDALHRHPAVAMAAAVGKPDDKVGELPVAYVQLKPGASVSEAELLAHAARHVPERAAVPKDVWIIDAIPVTAVGKTFKPTLRFDATRRALEQVLGAIAPGVTVEVVNDDRHGQVAEIRVPGLDESLRAKLEARMAGYAVRFRLLA
- a CDS encoding alpha/beta hydrolase, whose product is MSDTLILEPTHRADACVIWLHGLGADRYDFLPVAEALQEVLGTTRFVLPQAPTRAVTINGGWAMPSWYDILAMRPERAINEAQLEESAEQVMALVQAQIDGGIEPRRIILAGFSQGGAVVLHTAFLRWEGELGGVLALSTYAPTFADEMKLSDTKRQLPVLCLHGTFDDVVLPAMGRSAHDRLAAAGVPVEWRDYPMAHEVLPQQIRDIGTWLVERLHN